A genome region from Salvia splendens isolate huo1 chromosome 19, SspV2, whole genome shotgun sequence includes the following:
- the LOC121780115 gene encoding secreted RxLR effector protein 161-like yields the protein MEDCKPINTTVECGIKLSKNDKEEKVDLTLYKSLVGSLRYLTCTRPDILYATGLVRRYIENPTTTHFKVAKRILRYLKGTIDYGLLYSATNDYMLVGYSDSDWAGDTDDRKSTSGYVFYMGDTAFTWMSKKQPIVTLSTREAVYVAATFNFCHAIWLRSLLSELEWPQRSQQLFVWITSRPLRYPKIQCSTTEANTSTPATTTSENALQIRRFKFEYVKSQDQVADIFTKPLKHEDFIKIRTLLGMTNQV from the coding sequence ATGGAGGATTGCAAACCAATCAATACAACGGTGGAATGCGGGATCAAGCTATCAAAGAATGATAAAGAGGAAAAGGTGGATCTGACACTATACAAGAGCTTGGTGGGAAGCCTACGGTACTTAACTTGCACAAGGCCGGATATATTGTACGCTACAGGGCTCGTAAGGCGCTACATAGAGAATCCAACCACTACTCACTTCAAGGTGGCTAAGAGAATACTCCGATATCTCAAAGGTACGATCGACTATGGCCTATTATATTCAGCTACTAACGATTACATGCTTGTTGGCTACAGTGATAGTGACTGGGCTGGTGACACTGATGACCGAAAGAGTACAAGTGGATATGTGTTCTATATGGGAGACACTGCCTTCACTTGGATGTCTAAAAAACAGCCCATTGTCACATTATCAACCCGCGAAGCCGTATATGTGGCTGCCACCTTCAATTTTTGTCATGCAATTTGGCTCAGGAGTTTATTATCGGAGCTCGAGTGGCCACAAAGGAGCCAACAACTATTTGTGTGGATAACAAGTCGGCCATTGCGCTATCCAAAAATCCAGTGTTCCACAACCGAAGCAAATACATCGACACCCGCTACCACTACATCAGAGAATGCGTTGCAAATCAGGAGATTCAAGTTTGAGTATGTGAAGTCGCAAGATCAAGTTGCTGATATCTTCACAAAGCCGCTCAAGCATGAAGACTTTATCAAGATAAGGACATTGCTCGGAATGACAAATCAAGTTTAA
- the LOC121780116 gene encoding probable LRR receptor-like serine/threonine-protein kinase At3g47570, which produces MITPPDEGLGLKIDWRRISYLELERGADSFSETNLLGRGSFGSVFKAILSDGLNVAVKIFNLELEGASKSFDTESEILSALRHRNLVRIIGCCVNIEFRALILEYMSNGSLEEWLHSGSHCLDLLQSLQVAIDVALALEYLHHGHTYPVVHCDVKPSNVLLDEDMVARVADFGIAKLFEKGEAMALTKTLATVGYAAPEYGSEGKVSTNGDVYSYGILLFEMFTGKRPTDDMFNGEMSVKEWVSAALQESRVSEIVAVGLLSRDDQYFESNEQCVSSIFDVAMKCVAFSPEERINMIEVVASLQKIKSKAAAERLSNRR; this is translated from the exons ATGATCACACCTCCGGATGAGGGACTTGGTTTGAAGATTGATTGGAGGAGAATTTCGTATTTAGAGCTTGAGCGAGGAGCGGATTCTTTTAGCGAAACGAATCTGCTTGGAAGAGGGAGTTTTGGTTCTGTATTCAAAGCAATACTTTCCGATGGGCTAAATGTTGCGGTGAAGATCttcaatttggagttggaaggTGCTAGCAAGAGCTTTGATACTGAGAGTGAGATACTAAGCGCGCTTCGCCACAGGAACCTAGTCCGAATAATTGGTTGTTGTGTCAACATAGAGTTTAGAGCTTTGATTCTTGAATACATGTCGAATGGGAGTTTGGAGGAATGGCTGCATTCCGGAAGCCATTGCTTAGATCTTCTGCAAAGCTTGCAGGTAGCAATAGATGTTGCGTTAGCTTTGGAATATCTTCATCATGGCCACACGTATCCCGTTGTCCATTGTGATGTGAAGCCAAGCAATGTGTTGCTTGATGAAGACATGGTTGCTCGTGTTGCTGATTTTGGCATTGCCAAGCTCTTTGAGAAAGGGGAGGCTATGGCTCTCACAAAAACCCTAGCCACTGTCGGTTATGCAGCACCAG AGTATGGATCAGAAGGAAAAGTATCCACAAATGGAGATGTATACAGCTACGGAATCTTGCTGTTCGAGATGTTTACAGGAAAGAGGCCAACGGATGATATGTTCAACGGGGAAATGAGCGTAAAGGAGTGGGTGAGTGCGGCTTTGCAAGAAAGTCGAGTATCTGAAATTGTGGCGGTTGGATTGTTATCGAGAGATGATCAATACTTTGAATCGAATGAGCAATGTGTGTCATCAATTTTTGATGTGGCTATGAAATGCGTAGCCTTCTCGCCGGAGGAAAGAATCAACATGATCGAAGTAGTGGCTTCTCTTCAGAAGATCAAATCCAAAGCAGCAGCAGAAAGGCTCAGCAACAGGAGATGA
- the LOC121779362 gene encoding glucan endo-1,3-beta-glucosidase-like codes for MASTGIHFTLSLCLLGLLIVTSFDFTVGQVGVCFGRLGNNLPSVQRTLALYKKNNIRRMRLYDPHPPTLRALANTGIRLMLGVRDDQLRDLANCPDAATNWVRTNILQYPNVTFRYIAVGNEIDPESTLAPFVLPAIQNIYRAIRTAGRDSQIKVSTSIRTDLLERSYPPQSGVFKCSVNWYIRPIIEFLRDTQTTLLVNVYPYFAYLNDPKTINLSYALLQPNSGIIAGGVYYDNLYYAILDAVDAAMERILTAVPTLFSVLSDEEVKAGGSGNPGGTGSETGWPSKGGGQGRDYTTAAGDGPIHTVENARIYNNNLMRIVKSATPRRPGRPLETYIFAMYDENLKPGPAYERHFGIFLPNGQPKYQLRFR; via the exons ATGGCTTCCACTGGCATTCACTTCACACTATCTCTATGCCTACTTGGATTGCTCATAGTCACATCTTTTGATTTCACAG TTGGTCAAGTGGGTGTGTGTTTCGGAAGGCTGGGCAACAACTTGCCCAGCGTTCAACGAACACTAGCTCTctacaaaaaaaacaacatCCGGAGAATGAGGCTGTACGACCCCCACCCGCCCACCCTCCGCGCCCTCGCCAACACCGGCATCCGCCTCATGCTCGGGGTCCGTGACGACCAGCTCCGCGACCTCGCCAACTGCCCCGACGCCGCCACAAACTGGGTCCGCACCAACATCCTCCAGTACCCAAATGTAACGTTCCGCTACATCGCCGTAGGCAACGAGATCGACCCCGAATCCACCCTCGCCCCCTTCGTCCTCCCCGCGATTCAGAACATCTACCGCGCCATCCGCACCGCCGGCCGCGACTCCCAAATCAAGGTCTCCACTTCCATCCGTACAGATCTTCTAGAAAGATCTTATCCTCCGCAATCAGGGGTGTTCAAATGCAGCGTCAATTGGTACATTAG GCCAATCATCGAGTTTCTAAGGGATACACAAACGACTCTTCTCGTCAACGTGTATCCCTACTTCGCCTACCTGAACGATCCCAAGACTATCAACCTCTCGTACGCGCTGCTGCAGCCCAACAGCGGCATCATTGCCGGCGGTGTCTACTACGACAACCTCTACTACGCCATCCTCGACGCCGTCGACGCGGCCATGGAGAGGATCCTCACTGCCGTTCCAACTCTTTTCTCGGTGCTTTCCGATGAGGAGGTGAAGGCTGGCGGGTCGGGTAACCCGGGCGGGACCGGGTCGGAGACAGGCTGGCCCTCGAAGGGCGGAGGTCAAGGGAGAGACTACACCACAGCTGCTGGCGATGGGCCTATCCATACCGTTGAAAATGCGAGAATTTACAACAATAATTTAATGCGAATTGTTAAGAGTGCGACCCCGAGAAGGCCGGGCCGGCCTTTGGAGACGTACATATTTGCGATGTATGATGAGAATCTAAAGCCCGGCCCGGCCTACGAGAGGCATTTCGGGATCTTTCTGCCCAACGGACAACCAAAATATCAGCTCCGTTTCCGTTAA